A genomic region of Glycine max cultivar Williams 82 chromosome 15, Glycine_max_v4.0, whole genome shotgun sequence contains the following coding sequences:
- the LOC102669736 gene encoding uncharacterized protein, whose product MPLVGSFSLHALSFSHPPTATKRHKTTQHPSSHFISTMDSSPNRTSCCNSPEFEFWMLQNPSFPQPNLLSADELFVDGFLLPLHLLPNKPHPPQASNFITPIHEPEPSPSITESTSTTTFSSSKRWKDIFKKSDKKNAETNNNEEKEKAKKKERKSASGASSAELNINIWPFSRSRSAGNAGTRPKLFAGAPPTRKVNSAPCSRSNSAGESKSRKWPSSPGRAGVHVGRSSPVWQVRRKNSNEPPQKPKARRSKVTAGGGTARVLNLNVPMCIGYRHHLSCRSDENSAAAVTNGNSNNNSTTNNNNSGGNDGGSGGNIFNLRNLFTKKCAVTSH is encoded by the coding sequence ATGCCTTTAGTAGGGTCCTTTTCTCTCCACGCTCTCTCATTCTCCCACCCACCCACCGCTACAAAACGCCATAAAACCACACAGCACCCTTCTTCCCACTTCATTTCCACGATGGACTCTTCACCAAATAGAACCAGTTGCTGCAATTCACCCGAATTCGAGTTCTGGATGCTCCAAAACCCTTCTTTTCCTCAACCCAACCTTCTCTCCGCCGACGAACTCTTCGTCGACGGCTTCCTCCTCCCTCTTCACCTCCTCCCTAACAAACCACACCCTCCCCAAGCCTCCAACTTTATAACTCCGATCCACGAACCCGAACCTTCGCCAAGCATAACCGAATCCACCTCCACCACCACGTTCTCCTCGTCGAAACGGTGGAAGGACATTTTCAAAAAGAGTGATAAGAAAAACGCAGAGACCAACAACAacgaagagaaagagaaagcaaagaagaaagagagaaaaagtgcAAGTGGAGCGAGTTCTGCGGAATTGAACATCAATATATGGCCCTTCTCGAGAAGCAGGTCCGCGGGAAACGCGGGTACCCGACCCAAGCTGTTCGCCGGAGCTCCGCCGACCCGGAAGGTTAACAGCGCGCCGTGCTCCCGGAGCAACTCCGCCGGCGAGTCGAAGTCCAGAAAGTGGCCCAGCAGTCCGGGCCGGGCCGGAGTCCACGTGGGCCGGAGCAGCCCGGTTTGGCAGGTTCGCCGGAAGAACTCCAACGAGCCTCCTCAGAAGCCCAAAGCTCGCCGGAGCAAAGTCACCGCCGGAGGAGGAACCGCCAGGGTTTTGAATCTGAACGTTCCCATGTGCATTGGCTACAGACACCACCTAAGCTGCAGAAGCGACGAGAACAGCGCCGCCGCCGTCACCAACGGTAACAGTAATAATAATTCtactactaataataataacagtGGCGGCAATGATGGAGGAAGTGGGGGTAACATTTTTAACCTACGCAACCTCTTCACCAAAAAATGCGCAGTAACTTCTCACTAG